Genomic DNA from Candidatus Methylacidithermus pantelleriae:
GGCCTCCTGGCGGGTGTGGATGTGGTGGACAATAACGGTCGTGCCGATCCCCAAAAAGCTATCCAAATAGCAAAAAGGCTTTTGGAACGGGGGCTTGTGTTAGTTCCTAGCGGGGTCAAGGGCTCTAGCCTTTCCTTTTGTCCTCCCCTAACGATCCGGAGGAAAGAATTGCAATGGGCCCTTGAGGAGCTTGAGCGGGTGCTCGGATCCATGGCCTAGGAATCTTTGGAAAAGGTCTGGAGGGTCTGAGCTTGGGATGATCCATCGGTTGTTCTATAAGCGTTACGCCGGCACGCTGGACGAGATTAAGGTTTCCGGTGGCGGGATCTGAGCGTTACGGCAAGAGGACATGGTGTGCCGCTTTCCTAGCGGAAGTGGAGAGGTGGGGGGTGTGGCTTGGGCGAGACAGGCCCATCGCACCGGTTTGTCCAAAAGTTGGCGACCAGAGGTCGGTGGTCGGGTTGGAACGCAGGCTGTGGACTCACCATGGGCACAAGGCGGCTGGGGACAACACTAGGGTTTGGGTAGGCCATTTGCCTCGATGCTGCACGGCGGCGGGATGAGGCTCTCAGACGTCCCCGTGGAGAAGGCACGGGCCAACGGGATTGGCTGTCGCCACCGCGTCCTGGATCGCAAGGTTGATGCCGACCCCACCGATCGGCGACATCGCATGCGCTGCGTCACCGATGCAGAGCACTCCACTTTGGAACCATTTCTCGAGCCGGTCGACGACAACGGTCAACAGCTTGATCTTGTCCCAGTCGTTTGAGCTCGTGCACACGATCGGCGAGGCTCGGAACGATCTCCACCAGGTCTTGGCGGAATGCAGGGAGGCCTCGCTTCCTGATTTGGTCTGACTTTCCCTTCTCGATGACGTAGGCGCACTGCCAGTGATCGTCGCGACCGAGCATCACCAGGATGTGGCGGGGTGCGAAATGGCCAAGCAGTGCATGCGGCTCATCGGTACGGCGGGAGAGGCGC
This window encodes:
- a CDS encoding aminotransferase class III-fold pyridoxal phosphate-dependent enzyme — its product is ALEGLEREGPRLGVPEKGRLLLERLVGLASRFSILRAPRGLGLLAGVDVVDNNGRADPQKAIQIAKRLLERGLVLVPSGVKGSSLSFCPPLTIRRKELQWALEELERVLGSMA
- a CDS encoding FAD-dependent monooxygenase, yielding MCTSSNDWDKIKLLTVVVDRLEKWFQSGVLCIGDAAHAMSPIGGVGINLAIQDAVATANPVGPCLLHGDV